The DNA segment CCCAACGCCGTGGCCACGCCCTTGCCGCCGACAAACTTAAAAAAGACCGGCCACAGGTGGCCGACGAATACCGCCAGCGCAACCAGGGCAATGCCGCCATCGCCGAGACCATACTGCGGCCCGAACACCTGCGCCAGCCATACCGCCAGCCAGCCCTTGAATGCATCGCCCAGCAATGTCAGTACTGCCGCGGCCTTGTTACCGCTGCGCAGGACATTGGTGGCGCCGGGATTTTTGGAACCGTAGGTGCGCGGATCGGCCAGGCCGAAGACGCGGCTGACCACCACGGCAAACGACAGGGAACCGATCAGGTAGGCCGCCAGCGCAAATAACAAAACAGTCATTATTTCTCCTTGAAACTTTGATTAATTCTTCAAGCGCTCAATCTTCGAGCGCGCAATTCACCGGCTTGGCTTGCAGGCACGCCAGCAGCACTTGCGGATCCAGTCCCACCAGGTAACCGCGCCGGCCGCCGTTGATGTAAATCTTTTCCAGCGCCAGGATACTTTGCTCCACATACACGGGCATCGCCTTGCGGGTGCCGAAGGGCGAAGTGCCGCCGACCAGGTAGCCGGAGTGGCGGTTGGCCACTTCCGGCTTGCAGGGCTCGACCGACTTGCAGCCAATTTGCCGCGCCAGGTTCTTGGTGGACACCTTGCGGTCGCCATGCATGAGCACGATCAACGGCTTTGCCGTCTCATCCTGCATCACCAGTGTCTTGACCACGCAGTGCTCGTCCACCCCCAGCGCACGCGAGGACACTCCCGTGCCGCCATGCTCTTCGTAGGTGTACGGATGCTCGCTGAAAGCAATGCCCTGGCGGCGCAGGAATTGTGTCGCCGGCGTTTCGGAAACGTGTTCTTTTTTTGCCATGCCGTGTTACGCTAAACCCGTTCGCAGATTGTTTCGCAGATTCAAACCGGGGGCTATTATGCAACAAGAAATCCGCTTTGCGACCTTCAATGTATGCAATCTGGCGCCGCCGGGCATGACTTTCTACGACAACCTGCCGCCGTACACCCCGGAAGAATACGAGGACAAGCTGAACTGGCTGGCGCGCAAGATCGATGAAATCGATGCCGATATCATCGGCTTCCAGGAAATCTTTTCGCAATCCTGCCTCAGGACCGTGCTGGCGCGCACGCGCAATTACCGCGAAGCCCTGCATGCCGGCTTCGACCCGGATCCGGCAATCGAACCACTCACGCCCAGCGTGGCACTGGTGTCGCGCTTGCCGTTCGCAGCGCCGCCCGCCGCTTTCCATGCCTTGCCGCCTGCCCTGCTGGCAAGCCTGGCCAAACTGGACAGTCCCCTGACGCGCTTCACCCGTCCCCTGCTGCACGTGCAGGTGCAGGCAACGCCGCAATTGACCGTCAATGTCCTGGTGGTGCACCTCAAATCCAAGCGCCCGGACTATCTCGACGGCGAGGATGTGGCCGATCCGGCGCTGTTCGACCTGGCGTCGCTGCGCTCGCTCTACCGGCGTGGCACCGAGGCGCTGGGCCTGCGCCATGTCGTCGACGCCCTGATGCCGCAAGGCGGCCATGCGCCGCTGGTGGTCATGGGCGACTTCAACGACATCGCCGAGGCGGTGACGACGCAGCTGGTCACCGGTGCCGGGCGGCCGCCGGCGGAGGTGGACAGTTTCGGCCGGCGCCTGTTCGACAGTTACCGCATCCAGGCACGGCGCGATTTTTCGCGCGATGTCGGCTACAGCCACATGCACGAAGGTGTCTTCAACACCATCGACCATATCCTCGTGTCGAAGGAATTCCATCCGGACTGGCCGGATGCGCCGGGCGCGGTAACGGAAGTGATGTACCTGAACGACCACGTGCAACTGAACAGTGCGCAAGCTTCCGATCATGGCGCGGTGCTGATGCGGCTGGCATTGACCGACAGGGCGGTACCGCTTCTCTGAGGCAGCTTGTCGCGCGTTCAGCCGCGCGGATGGTGTTGCGCGTGCAATTGCTTCAGGCGCTCGCGCGCCACATGCGTATAGATCTGGGTAGTGGAAATGTCGGCATGCCCCAGCAGCAATTGCACCACGCGCAGGTCGGCGCCATGGTTGAGCAAGTGCGTGGCGAAGGCGTGACGCAAGGTGTGCGGCGACAGCGGCGCATTGATGCCGGCCTTGAGGGCGTGCTTCTTGATCAGTATCCAGAACATTTGCCGCGTCATGGCGCCGCCACGGCCGGTAACAAACAGCGCATCATCGCTCTGGCCATTCAGGATAGCCGCCCTGGCTTCTTTCAGGTAGCGCTCGATCCAGGCACGTGCTTCTTCGCCAAACGGCACCAGGCGGGTCTTGTTGCCCTTGCCGGTAATGCGCAGCACGCCCTCGTTCATGCCGACCTCGACCGACTTGAGCAATACCAGTTCGGACACGCGCAAGCCGCTGGCGTACATCAGTTCCAGCATGGTGCGGTCGCGCAAGCCCAGCGGCGTGGCGGTATCCGGCGCACCCAGGAGCGCCTCGACCTGCGCCTCGCTCAGGGTCTTGGGAAAGCGCGGCGGCTGCCTGGCCGACTGCATGTGCAGGCAGGGGTCGGCATCGATTCTTTTTTGCCGCAGCGCCATCTGGTAAAAGCGCTTCAGCACTGCCAGGCGCCGGTTGGCTGAAGTGGCCTTGGTATCGGCATGGCGGGCGGCGAAATAGGCGTGCAAATCCTCGGCTTGGGCGGCGTGCACATGACGGCCGCGTTCGATGCGCAGCCAGCCCGCGAACAGGCGCATGTCGCGCCGGTAGGCTTCGAGGGTATTTTTCGCCAGGCCGTCTTCCAGCCAGAGGCTGTCGCAGAATTCATCGATGGCGGCCAGATCGGCCGCCTCCAGGACAGGCGCCGCGGCAGGCCGGCCCCGGCGCGGAATGGGGACACCGGCCATCAGAGTTGCGCGCCTTCGTGCGCCAGCAGCCAGCGCTTGACGCCGACATGAAAGCCGGTCGCATCGCCATGATTGGAAAAACCGCCCAGGCCGCCGCTGGCAGTCACGCGGTGGCAGGGAATCGCCAGGGGAAACCAGTTCGCACCGCACGCCTGGCCGACCGCGCGCGGGGCCGAGCCGATCGCCCTGGCAACGGCGCCATACGTCAGCACCTGGCCGCGCGGAATGGCGCTGATCGCTTGCCAGACCTTGCGCTGGAAAGGCGTGCCCGCTTCCACCAGGGGCAAGTCAAATCGGAAATCGGGATCCTGCAGGTAGCACGCGATCTGGCGCATCGCCTTTTCGGCCAGGGCATTGACGGGCGCCTGCGCGGCAAAGGACGGTGGCAGGTAGACCAATTCCTGCACCCATTCTTTGCTGCAGCGGATGCCCATGAAACCGAAAGCGGCGGGGACAATGGCGGCAAACACTGTGCTGGTCTCTGGTGAATTCATGGCAAAAGAGCTTAGCGCAAAATCCACGGCAGCGGAACCGCCAATAAAAAGGGCGCGTCTTGCGACGCGCCCCAATCTTTGCTCTGACATTTCGGACCGCTTTGCCAGCGGCATTCTCAAAACGCCTGTCTCCTCGTCACACGGTGCAATCCGTCTTTATTATCGCTCCTGCGGTGCCGCTAGCGCTGGCACTGCGCTCCTTTGTTGCCTTCTTGCCAAAAATCAATTATCCGGCAGGATCATGCTGGGTGACCGAATGTGCGGTACCTAACACAAGAAAGCTACTGGGTTGAAACTTTATCAGCGAAAACCAAATCCGATCTGATAAAAATCAGAAGATTTAGAGTTTTACTTGGGTTTAATGCAACAATATTTGTGTTATTTCACCAGCAACACCGGCGCCCTCGCCAGATTCAAAATCTTCAATGACACCGACCCCAGCAGCAGGGTAGAAAGCTGGTTCTGGCCACGTGCCCCCATGACGATTTCATCGATCCCCTGTTCGTTGGCAAAACGGGCAACCACTTCGGCGGGGTCACCGACGAAAACATGCGGCATGTACGGAATGCCGGCATCGTCCAGTGTCTTGCTGGCAGAGGCGAGGGCCTTGGCGCCATCTTCCTGGTGCAATTGCCTGATCTGCGCAGCGTTGACAAAAGCGCTGACACCGCCATGTACCGGGTATTGCACGTTGATGAGGTGCAGTTCGGCCGTTTCCCGCCCGGTCTGGATTTTTTGCACCAGGTAGGCCAGCGCACGCAAGGCGCTAGGCGAATCGTCAATAGGAATCAGGATCTTGGACATTTGCCCTCCACAGTTAATAGCTTGGATTACTTGTTCTGGAATATATCAGGAAGCCTGGGGCGGCTGGCCCGGGCGTTTTCCCTCGGCCAGGTCGTCCAGTGCCGGTGCACGCCGCGCCTGCGTGCGGGCAGCCAGCGCTTTGCCGATGGCCACGACAAGAATGGCACCGACCACCGGCCCCACCCATTTCGCCAGCGGGAACGCCGCCATCACGGCATCGTGGACGGCCACGTCCGACACCAGCATGCCACCGGCAATCCAGCCAAGCAGGGCGCCGCCAGCCACAACCACGATCGGGAAGCGGTCCATCAGCTTGATCACCAGTTGGCTGCCCAAAAGGATGATGGGGATCGACAGCAAGAGGCCGAAAATCACCAGGCCCAGGTGGTCGCCTGCCGCGCCGGCAATGGCAATGACGTTATCCAGGCTCATCACCGCATCGGCGATGATGATGGTCTTGACCGCGGCAAACAGCGTCGTGCCGGCTTCGATGTTATGCCCACCCTCTTCCGGTTCCGGCTGCAAGAGCTTGGTGCCGATCCAGAACAGCAGCACGGCGCCGATAATTTTCAGGTAAGGGACCGCCAGCAGGCTGACAGCAAAAAAGATCAACACAATGCGCAAGCCGATGGCGCCCACCATGCCCCACAGGATGCCGAGCTTGCGTTCGCGCGCCGGCAGACGGCGGCACGCCAGGCCGATCACGACAGCATTGTCGCCGCCCAGCACGATATCGATGGCGACGATCTGCAACAGGGCGATCCAGAACTGCGGGCTGGTGAAATCCATGATTACCTTTCAAGTATTGCAATTGCATACATAATGCGAATCCGGCATTATGCGCTGTTCCGGGACCGCTGAAAATCATTGGCTTGCAGAAACATGGCATGCCGGGTATCTTTCCAGCTTCTTTTCTGTTGTTGCTCCCGCCTCCCGGTTTCATGTCCATCGCCTCCCTCCTGCTGCCCGACTTCACGCTCATCGTGCTCGGTTTTATTTTGTTCCGGGTGACCAACTGGGGCCAGGCATTCTGGAGCGGCGCGGAAAAGCTGGTGTATTACGTCCTCTTTCCCGCCCTGCTGTTTTATTCGACCACGCGCGCACCGCTGGATTTTTCCAGTACCGGCAAGCTCCTGCAGACGGCGATGCTGTCCCTGGCCGGCGGCATTGCGTTGGGCTGGCTTGGCAAGCCGCTGTTTCGGCCAGGGCCGATGCTGTTCGAGTCTGGTGTCCAGACCGCCTTCCGTTTCAATTCCTATATCGCCCTGGCGGTGGCCTCGCGCCTGGCAGGCGATGAAGGCGTCGGCCTGATGGCATTGATCATCGGTTTTGCCGTGCCGACCGCAAACATGGCGGCAGTCCATGCGCTCACCCGCAAGGATGGCGGCCTGCTGCGCGAAATGGCAAAGAATCCGATGCTGGTCTCGACCCTGTGCGGCGTACTGTTCAACCTGGCAGGCTTGCAGGTGCCGGAAGTGCTGGGCGCGAGTCTGTCGCGGCTGGGCAATGCCTCGATTGCGCTCGGGCTGATCATGGTCGGCGCCGGATTGCGCATGTCGGGGTTGCATGAAGCCAAGGGGATGGCGGCCTGGTTTACCACCGTCAAGCTGCTGGCGATGCCGGCGCTGGCACTGGTGATCGGCCATTGGCTGGCATTGCCACGCCTGCAGTTGCAGATCGCCGTCATGTTCGCGGCCCTGCCGACGGCGTCCAGCGCCTATGTGCTGGCGGCGCGCATGGGCGGCAACGGCCCCTTTGTCGCCTTCCTGATTTCGGCGGGCACCGTGCTGTCGATCCTTACCCTGCCGATGTGGCTGGCGCTGGCTGGCGGAGCTTGACCTGTCGGTGCTGCGCCAGCGCCCAGTCCACGTGCTCACGCACCACTTCCGAAGCATGC comes from the Janthinobacterium sp. 17J80-10 genome and includes:
- the plsY gene encoding glycerol-3-phosphate 1-O-acyltransferase PlsY is translated as MTVLLFALAAYLIGSLSFAVVVSRVFGLADPRTYGSKNPGATNVLRSGNKAAAVLTLLGDAFKGWLAVWLAQVFGPQYGLGDGGIALVALAVFVGHLWPVFFKFVGGKGVATALGVLLGINGWLGLATLATWLIVAYAFRYSSLAALIAAVFAPFYYGLLFGVDEILLAVLAMSALLLYRHRANIGNLLAGKESRIGSKKK
- the ybaK gene encoding Cys-tRNA(Pro) deacylase, producing the protein MAKKEHVSETPATQFLRRQGIAFSEHPYTYEEHGGTGVSSRALGVDEHCVVKTLVMQDETAKPLIVLMHGDRKVSTKNLARQIGCKSVEPCKPEVANRHSGYLVGGTSPFGTRKAMPVYVEQSILALEKIYINGGRRGYLVGLDPQVLLACLQAKPVNCALED
- a CDS encoding endonuclease/exonuclease/phosphatase family protein, translated to MQQEIRFATFNVCNLAPPGMTFYDNLPPYTPEEYEDKLNWLARKIDEIDADIIGFQEIFSQSCLRTVLARTRNYREALHAGFDPDPAIEPLTPSVALVSRLPFAAPPAAFHALPPALLASLAKLDSPLTRFTRPLLHVQVQATPQLTVNVLVVHLKSKRPDYLDGEDVADPALFDLASLRSLYRRGTEALGLRHVVDALMPQGGHAPLVVMGDFNDIAEAVTTQLVTGAGRPPAEVDSFGRRLFDSYRIQARRDFSRDVGYSHMHEGVFNTIDHILVSKEFHPDWPDAPGAVTEVMYLNDHVQLNSAQASDHGAVLMRLALTDRAVPLL
- the xerD gene encoding site-specific tyrosine recombinase XerD is translated as MAGVPIPRRGRPAAAPVLEAADLAAIDEFCDSLWLEDGLAKNTLEAYRRDMRLFAGWLRIERGRHVHAAQAEDLHAYFAARHADTKATSANRRLAVLKRFYQMALRQKRIDADPCLHMQSARQPPRFPKTLSEAQVEALLGAPDTATPLGLRDRTMLELMYASGLRVSELVLLKSVEVGMNEGVLRITGKGNKTRLVPFGEEARAWIERYLKEARAAILNGQSDDALFVTGRGGAMTRQMFWILIKKHALKAGINAPLSPHTLRHAFATHLLNHGADLRVVQLLLGHADISTTQIYTHVARERLKQLHAQHHPRG
- a CDS encoding methylated-DNA--[protein]-cysteine S-methyltransferase, with the protein product MNSPETSTVFAAIVPAAFGFMGIRCSKEWVQELVYLPPSFAAQAPVNALAEKAMRQIACYLQDPDFRFDLPLVEAGTPFQRKVWQAISAIPRGQVLTYGAVARAIGSAPRAVGQACGANWFPLAIPCHRVTASGGLGGFSNHGDATGFHVGVKRWLLAHEGAQL
- a CDS encoding universal stress protein, producing the protein MSKILIPIDDSPSALRALAYLVQKIQTGRETAELHLINVQYPVHGGVSAFVNAAQIRQLHQEDGAKALASASKTLDDAGIPYMPHVFVGDPAEVVARFANEQGIDEIVMGARGQNQLSTLLLGSVSLKILNLARAPVLLVK
- a CDS encoding TerC family protein yields the protein MDFTSPQFWIALLQIVAIDIVLGGDNAVVIGLACRRLPARERKLGILWGMVGAIGLRIVLIFFAVSLLAVPYLKIIGAVLLFWIGTKLLQPEPEEGGHNIEAGTTLFAAVKTIIIADAVMSLDNVIAIAGAAGDHLGLVIFGLLLSIPIILLGSQLVIKLMDRFPIVVVAGGALLGWIAGGMLVSDVAVHDAVMAAFPLAKWVGPVVGAILVVAIGKALAARTQARRAPALDDLAEGKRPGQPPQAS
- a CDS encoding AEC family transporter; translated protein: MSIASLLLPDFTLIVLGFILFRVTNWGQAFWSGAEKLVYYVLFPALLFYSTTRAPLDFSSTGKLLQTAMLSLAGGIALGWLGKPLFRPGPMLFESGVQTAFRFNSYIALAVASRLAGDEGVGLMALIIGFAVPTANMAAVHALTRKDGGLLREMAKNPMLVSTLCGVLFNLAGLQVPEVLGASLSRLGNASIALGLIMVGAGLRMSGLHEAKGMAAWFTTVKLLAMPALALVIGHWLALPRLQLQIAVMFAALPTASSAYVLAARMGGNGPFVAFLISAGTVLSILTLPMWLALAGGA